The Lytechinus variegatus isolate NC3 chromosome 1, Lvar_3.0, whole genome shotgun sequence nucleotide sequence AAGAGATGAAAATGAGATAGAGGAGCATGGGCTAAAGCTGAGAAAGGGAATGGACAGGTGAGGTAAAGGGGTTAGGTTGAGGGACATCTAAAGACTATCCTCACCCCTTTGATTCATGGCATACCTGCATCAccattccttccttccatctGTATAGAGACCTGGTGATTGTTGGAATTCATGGTGTTATAGTTAGCTCCAGCACTGATGCTGCCATGTAGATCACCATTGCCTGCTGGGATCAAATACAGGTAATGCAATGAAACATTGGAAGATGTTTGGTGGCAGATAGTGTAAACacattcacaaaggtggtttttgaAAACcaacggttgagtccatggctTATGCAGATTTGCTCAATAATTGTGCTTATATTACctcttatattaaaaaaatgtccattgctgatgtgtgtttttgtcacagtgcaccgaattgatgcctgttgctgtggttatccacactattttattcaggagtccactgtttgaattAATGAGCCCACTCTTTaaacagtggactcgtgaataaaatagcgtatctaaacACGGTAaaaggcatcaatttggcgcactgtgacaaaagcgtgcatcattattggacattttttatacacaaacccgataaataaaagaaatttaaataggaaatctgcataaaccatggattcaaccgtgggtttttaaaaccacctttgtgaatttgggtcATAAAGGTAATTCTATAGATATATATGTCCAACGCCTTAAGATGGGATATCCCTGATCAAAGTAAAAATTGTCTTTGTTTTCTAGGTCATATAAAAGGACACAATTCGCTTTAAAAAGTGTAATCATTTGAGGAGTTCATAAAGTGGAGGAAGAATGGAAAATGGGTGTCAGACATACAAAAAAGTTaatgtttttgttattatttcagGTGACAAGTCTAACTGTCACTTCTCCAGGATGCTAGATGTACATGCTATCTATCCCCTCACATCAAGACCACTGTGAAAGTGATAATTTGCCCATCACCGTAACCAATAGTGATTTacttcatatgaaataaaggcaGATATTCTCTTTCTCTAAAGACATCCCTCTCAACACCATCATCAAGGAGTCTATCAGAATCATCATCCTTACACTAAACTGGATACACTACACCATCAACCAGTGCATCCCAAAGTCCTACACCCTTgggtcttttctttctctttcctcaATCTCACTTACCTGCATCACCCTGTGCTCCATCTTCTTCCATTCCACTGAGGACATCACTCTCAACACCATCATCAAGGAGTCTATCAGAATCATCATCTTTACACTGGACTGGATACACTACACCATCACCCTTGctgtaaataaaataacataaacACCAATGTGAATCACAATCACCATGGACTGATTGATTGAGCCATGTGAAGCACTTAATCTTGATTATAGTGTACTGGGTACTCTAcagaatcaatttttttaaaatacgaTAATACTGATTATGTCCCCAGTTTTCAAGCATAGGGAAAACAGATAAATTTCACAGAATTCTGGAAGAACAGGAAGTTCACAGAATTTTTGAGGAAAACATAAATTTTTCAGGCCCACCAAttttgatttacaaaaaaatatagtgGTCAGTCAATGACTTTCATTGAAAATAAGCTACCTCTTCTGGCATCTTACTAGTAAGTATCTTAGTAGTAAGTAAATTTGTAAGTAAAAATCATGGTGcattatgaaacactcccacaCAAAATCGATCTGCTAACATTCAACGTAATCAAGTTATCCTAAATAAacttcaatttaaaaaatgttctctTCTCtaattttgtacaatttttccttccagggtgctacataactttttggaagcacttgcccagttgggcaagtaaattattaaatagttgaaatatacttgccccaaaaatctatttcacttgcccgaaaaaaaaCCATTGAAAAAGTTTTacttcttcaaaagaaagttttgcggttttataaaccattgaccttttctctcttttgacatgaactgatctactttGTTACTGCATTTCTTtatctaaaaatatttcatcttgcctgccatgaccaaaattaaggtcaatatatcatatcaaccctaattttggtcattttactgtgagaattttgcatGCCCAATtcattcgggcaagtagttttggtcttaacttcaaaacacttgcccaactataacttttacttgccccgggcgatcgggcaagtgcttaagTAGAACCCTGCCttcttatgttttgtttttgttattattttgattcTTTAGTGAAATATGAATAGATACCTTGTGAATATAGGCAGAATCCAGTACAATTTCTCATCCCCAAAGACTTCTCTGAAGTTATCACAGCAATTACCATGGCTAAATCCATCCTTGTCTGGGCCATGACGGAACACAGGAGCACGGAAAGATtctttacaaataaaataagaCACATTGTTAAAATGATGTACAAGTTAAACTtgaaaatcttgaaaaattCTAAACATGTTCAAATAGTACCTCTGCGAATTGGTACAATAATTGTTTCAATTTAactataaaatatgaaaatgcaaaCTGAAGGACATGGTGtgccgtgaaacctactacactaagTTTCAATTGAAATTTCCTTCTTTTGGTTCAGCTGTCCCAACCAATGCTAATTCGAGTCAGTAAGTTCTTGTATCACAATTAtgtaaatacaataattttGCAGTCCATGGGTTATTATGTTTATGGCATTATTGCTATTGTTTGCAGTTTTGCATTTGACAAAGCGATAATTGGAAGTAGTATCAAATTACAGAATGAAAAGgaacagtttaaaaaaattaattgctctttaaatttgattgatattgagcaaaaaattgggcaagcaaaatatgtatacataaaACTTCAAATGACTCCAAATGTATTTGTTATTCAGTGGGTTATCAGTGCAGTGATAAATTAAGAGTTATAACAGCTTGGTTAATTAGCATAATATAAAAGGTAAAGAAGATAATATACTCCAATTAGTTTCCCTACAAGCAAAGAAATGACAATGTACAGATAAATGTTGATGATCATGAAAATAGACAATTTAAGAGGGTGAATGAGAGAAGAAACAACCTTGAAAATCATCAATACATGGGCATAcacttgaaagaaaatgatcCTTTACTTCTACCTCttgcaaaagaaattaaattttaaaatgtgaagAAGAAACATAAAGGATAGAGATATTTGCCATGCCTGCCATTTTTGCATTTCATGCTTTACATGCAGAGTGGACACTAGAGTAATGAATTCTACCCAAATAGAAAACATCATGCAGGTTTATCATGCAGTCTTATTGGCCATCAAATACTGTCATTTACAATCAATATAACCTCAATAATTCCTTAATCCACTATATTTATCCTACTTAATCAAGACTAAACCACGGAATGTAATATAAATACTGTTCTGTTGGAAAGAAGATATCACATATATGTATACGGTATTTGTTTCcaatgtcactatttctttttaaaccAGCCTCATAAGTCTGTGCAAGGTGATTTTAGTATTGCAAATGAGAAGGAAGATCTCACTTCATAAAGAAGCTCAAATGCCTTTCTAGGGTAATGgtaagaaattaagaaataagaATGTGTAGAAACTGTGTGAAACCACTAGCAATTTCATACTGGGGTAAGATGTGATCAATTATTGATTTAACCCAGGACAAAACGAAAGTGGAAAATAACAAGGTGCAGATATGcagataatgaaaaaatatccaatattttttttgtattttgagtttGAACAGGAATGAGGAATGATTCCTTAAGAGCACAGGTGGGATACTTCATTTGATGGAGACAAATATATCTCGCATGAAAATAACAGACAATATTATTCcatgatatatatttctttcttatttttctgatttcattaatcaaacatTTGTCATGATCTTTTGTGCCCCGTTGAATGGTCTTAATGTTCTTCATCTACCTTGGATTTGCCTTGGATATATTTTTGTGCCTTTTTCATTGTTTccaataatttaatttctacTCTAACACAGAAATTAACCAAGACATTTAGAAAATTTGTTTGccctaaaaatatcaatatttaaaacctgaaaaggatatcaaaaatcTTTTCAAACCAGCTTTATGAGAGAGAAATCCCTATGTGAACTAGTGTAGATGAGCAATTTGAGCTGACTTGGAAAAGGTTGCCTCATCATTGAATATTTTCTTCCTATTTATATGCTACATCATCATTATGAAAGCTTATTCTTATAAGAATCTCAAGATAATCCAGATTCTATTGCTTTAAATAACCATTAAATATGATCTGACTGACCAAAGTTGGTGTTTTAAAATGTGATGGTGGTTAAGAATATGAAAGTGTTTATCTCAATGTACAATGACTATAAACTCATTGTTTAGGTCCAACCGACTATTTTCTGATGGTGGTCAAGAATATGGTATAGTTTGGATATCAATTTACTGGGTCTATTATAATCTTATAATTTTGGTTTAACTAACCACTAGAGATGGTTTGGCTGACCAATGATGATGAGATAATGTCTGATGATATACATATAGTTTAAATCTCAAAGTAGAATGACTAAATACATTATTATAGTTCAACTGACCATTAGAAATGGTTCAACTGATAATTAAAGTTTGTCTGACTGACCGATCAAGTCTGATGGTGGAATAGAATATGGTATAGTGTAGATCTCAGGTAAAGTCCTATAAGCTCATTACCTTGGTTCAAATGAGCATTCAAGAAGGTCAAGGTCTAACTGACCATTAAATATGGTTCAACTGACCATTGCCTGATGATGGTCAAGAATAGTTTGGTATAAGCTTACCCAGGGTGCTCCTGTTGGTGAGACTGAGATGGGTGTGCATACAGCAGAGAACGGAGGTGCTTATACCAAACATGACCGCCGCAAAGAACAGGAAGAGGATATGAAATCGTCCACTCTCGTTTGACAGGCCTCCCTGGGGGTATGGGGTCAATCATAACGTGGCAAGGAAGGGGGGAAGCATAGATGGGTGTGGATGGACGGTGAAGAGTCATGTGAAATGTTATATGACACGTACAGCACCAtaaaaggaagagaagatgTTACATGCATGTAGAGATGAAATGTGGGGTAGATATGTGTTTTGATCAGGATGTACATTTTGGAATGAATTAATGACAGTTGAATGTTAATTTTATAAAGATGCGGCAAGTGAGTTAATACGGATACAATCAAGGGAAAGAGCATGTAAAcaagaaaagtaagaaatagGGAAGAAAGGTAACTCGGAAGAAAGGACAGGAGGAAGGAAGaataaaaggaagaaataaagaatgagtGGAAGAAAGaatgtcagaaaaaaaatttactcaatgtatgtatatatgtattatcgacaaaaatgttaatttaGTGTTAGGTTCAGTGTAATAAATGGAAAGCAAAGACGAGAAGAAATGACAAGACATATCAAGGCATGACAAGAATAAATCACATAGAATGTGAATGACAGATGTTGGATAGCCAGTTGGAAAGAGATATAGTGTACATGGTTTAGCGGATGAAAAAGCAGACAGCAAAGGTGTATCAGCATGCCATGTGTTATTTTCAGTGCAATAAGGGACACACCCAAGATCATCATGCATAATttcagggagagagagaaagacaaaagaaaaaaaaatcaaaattaaaagacCATGGCAAGATGAATGGTTAGTGTTTCAAACACAGAActggggaaagggtgaaatgtATCCAGCTTACTTTCTACTATTGCTACAATCAAATGTAACATACCATGTAGCCATCATCAGGGCAACAAGTGGTATTGTTTATGAGAGGTGAAGCAGGGCTCATCTATTCTAATTTCATTGGAAAGAGACCAATAATCTACCTTGCTTTAGGAGGCTTAAAGCAGCATTCTTTGAAggataacatacatgtagaatgagTAAGCTTAGATGCACATCACCATCCCTGATACACTATGTATACAAGAAAGTCTCCATCCATGCACTCAATATCAATATATAATACATGACAGAGAATAAGATGGTTTCCTTAGCAGCCACACATCCATCTCTGTCATGTCTGAGTGTGAAATGCCATTGGTTTCTCACAGCCATTTTAATGCATTGAGTTTGAATACATGGTAGAGAGACAAAGTGGTTCCCCATGTTGTACATCATCCTACATGATGGCAGTGTGTCATATACTTAACATGAGGCAAGCCAGGCACAACTGAATTCATGTTGTAGATAAATCTTCTTCTATTTACAATGCATGAAAACAAACAGGCCAATATTGATTTGCATCTCAATCTCAATATGTTGGTACACGTAGAACTTACATTTGGAATAAATATTACCACTACAAataatatattatgtaattGGATTACAGCTTTTAGATAATTGGTATATTCTTAATGATTATTTCACTGGTCAGCACCTTGTTAATCAGTATATCACCCACTGCCACAATATAGATGAATGAACTTATGGGTAATCAGCACACATTCCTACCTAATGTTGACTGATTCTGAGCAGTCAAGCGGCAATGGACACAAAACAGTGCCGTAACGCTGATGGCAAACACGGCCGATAACAGAAACAAAAACATGATCTGGAACCCAGATGATCCTTGATCACTAATATCCTGTTAATTGAACATACATTCCTGAGTAACTTCTTTTTCAATGAATTCAGCATACTAAAATGACAACTAATCTccctttaatcaaatatatacatgtattccttGGTAACTTCTATTTCAAtgcatccatcaacattttgaaatgtcaacCGTTATCGAGAACAAATCTTAAGGAAAATAAACGTTCAAATGGAGatttaaaaatctaaaaaattacaatgtattttgtactttgtgATGGCATTTAAGGCAGATTTACACACTGCTAATCACTAGAGGTaagttataaaagaaaaattgcaacATATGCAGCTGAGGACCGTTGAAGCACGCTATTATAGTTATACGGTACTCATCAAGTTTTACACTGGACTTTACCTACATTGTAATGACATTTGCTTGACGATCAGTGTTTTAGAAAACAGACAAAAATATCTATGTAAATCAAGAGTAGATTGCAAACAATAAGATATCAATTAAAACCATATCAATGATTTaatgtttttcttcaaaatgattgATACATTAATAAATCTCACATATATTGACCCAAAACAATCATACCTTTGCCTAAAGTctctttattatcaaaataaaagagtatcacattaaagcctgtgtatagctttggtaaagggtcaataatgtgattgataatcgaatatcatctaatatgacagtctaactgaagcgtagagaccgttagatatttttccaactgcacttctctgagaaaatttcaaatattcatatcttggatatatagcgccctctctcggagatgcttgttttaaatttaaaaaatgggcattcaagcacttatcttataaatttagtgattagatatccaaaagttacagacaaagaacatatcttgaaagtttcagcccatttcatgatt carries:
- the LOC121408719 gene encoding palmitoyltransferase ZDHHC20-B-like isoform X5 gives rise to the protein MVFYLLFYHVFLAMFCWAYWQTVFTPLRVIPERFFLSSSELHRFESEDRTEHQVEILREISREKRLPVHTRTYGGGIRFCNNCKAIKPDRCHHCSVCNKCILKMDHHCPWVNNCVGYANYKFFVLFLLYSVLYCMYVALTVLPYFIQFWSGGLSNESGRFHILFLFFAAVMFGISTSVLCCMHTHLSLTNRSTLESFRAPVFRHGPDKDGFSHGNCCDNFREVFGDEKLYWILPIFTSKGDGVVYPVQCKDDDSDRLLDDGVESDVLSGMEEDGAQGDAAGNGDLHGSISAGANYNTMNSNNHQVSIQMEGRNGDAGPGNVNFGADIESGK